One Stigmatella aurantiaca genomic window, ATCGGGGGCGAGCGCTCGCGGGCGAAGCTGGAGGCCCTGCTCACCGATGACACCACGGGGCTGGTGGTGCGCCTCACCGCCGCCACCGAGCTGGGCAAGCTGGGGGCGCCCGAGGCCGAGCCCACCCTGGCCCAGGTGCTCGACGACCCTGAAGCCCCGCTGCGGCAGGAGGCCCGCAAGGCGCTCGACGCCCTCTTCCCGAAGGACCGGGTGCGGGTGGAGTTCCTCGCGGTGACGAGCCGCTTTCCGGACATCTCCCAGCCCGCCGCCACGTACCTGGCGGACGAGGCGGAGCCCGCCCAGCTCGTGCCCCACCTGGCCACGCTGAAGAACGAGGCGCTGCGGCAGCGCATCCGCCGGGGCATCGCCCGGCGCGGTGGCCTGCCCGTGCCGGAGCTGGCCGCGCTGCTCGCCCACGACGAGCCCCATGCCCGCGAGGAGGCCGCCCAGGTCATCGGCACGTGGACCGGCGAGCCCCGCGCCCCGCTGTCCCCTGCCCACGCGGCCACCCTGCACGGCGCGCTGGCCTCGGCCGAGCGGCGCACCGCCGCCGAGTGGGCCGCAGCCCCCAGCACGAAACGCCCCCCCCTCGCCAGCGCGTGGCAGCGGCTGATCTGGGCGAGCGCCCGGCTGGGCACCGCGCCGCTGGCCACCGGGGCCCACGCCATCCTCCGGGGAGGTGAGGCTGTCGCCCCGGCAGCGGTGCGCCAGGAGGCCGCACGCGCCCTGGCCCGGCTGGGCTCGGCGGAGGGAAACACCCCGCCGGTGCTGGCCTCCGCGAAGGAGCGCGCCTCGGCCGCCGAGGTCCTGCGCACCGCGCTGACGGATGCCGACGCGCGGGTGCGCTCCGCCGCGGCGGCCTCCCTCGCCCGGCTCGCCCCGGAGCGCACGGACTGGGCGCTGGCGGTGAAGCCGTTCGATCCGGTGGCCGTCGGGCCCCTGGCCGCGGGACTGCGCGCGCCCGAGCCCCTGGCGACCTCCGAAGGACGGCGGGCCGCCCTGCCCGCGCTGCTGGCGGCCCACCAGTGGGAGCCGCTGCGTGCGCTGGCCACCGGCGGCACCGCGCAGGCGAAGCAAGATGCCCTGGCCGCACTCGGCCGCATGGGCGATGAAGCCGCGGCGGAGCTGCTCAAGGGCCTCGCCTTCGACAAGGCGCAGCCGGAAGCCCTCCGCAAGGCGGCCTGGCGTGCCCACCAACGGGCCCGCCGGGCCCTGGCCCGTACCCGTAAGGAAGGAGCCCCCTCATGACGCCCGCCACCACCCGCCACCCCGTCGAGCTGCGCTACGCCACCACGAGTGACGTGGACACCCGCCCGGAGGCCTCGCGCGTGCTGCTGGCCCTGGAGGGCTCGCGCGGCACCGTGGGCGTGCGCGGCAAGGTCCGCGAGCCCGCCCTCTTCCGGGACGCGCTGGCCGCCACGCTCGGCATCCTCGCCAGCGACCTGCGCTACCAGGGACGGGACCGCACAGCCTACCTGGCCTACCTGATGAAGCAGGGCAAGCGCGCCACCGCGCAGATCTGGGAGGCGCAGAAGGCCTTCCTGGACGCCTCGCTCCAGACCGAGGAGCAGAAGGACACGGTGTTGGATCCCGTCCTCACCGTGGATCCGGACCAGGTGTCCCTGGAAGTCTTCTCCCGCGACGAGAGCGCCTACGCGCGCCTGGCCTTCGACAGCGCCCTGTTCGAGGGCCGCGAGGCCGCGCACGGCTCCACCTTCCTGGACGTGCCCAAGGACCTGATGGCCAAGGTGGACCGGCTGCGCACCTACGTGCCGCTCTCCCTGGAGGCGCACGTGGCCCTGCCCGCCCAGGAGGCCCGGGCGCCCCGGAACGTGGAAGTCCCCCACGCGTGGCTGCGCGGCTTCCTCCAGGTGCAGTCGGCCGCCACGCTCCCGGCGAGCACCTGCACGCTGGCGCCCATCGACCTGTACAACCTGCTGTTCGCCCTGCGCACCCGGAAGGCCAAGACGGCCCCCCGCGCGCTGCGCTTCGAGCTCATCCCCGGCGCCGTGCCCCGGCTCATCATCGAGCCGTGGGAGCTGGTGCTGGAGTGCCACGCCTCGGTGTACACGGGCACGGTGCCCGCGGTGGTGCGCACCTTCGGCCGGCAGCGGCTGGCGGCCCTCGCCCGGCTGCTGCCCCACGCGCAGAACATCCGGGTGCGGCTCCTGGGCCCGGGGCTGCCGGTGTTCTGGGCGGTGGACCTCGGGCAGGCCACGCTGACGCTGGCCCTCACCGGGTGGACGGAGAGCGGCTGGTCCAGCGCCGCCGCCTTCGACGTGCTGATGCCCCGCGCGGTGCCGGACGGACTGCCCGAGCGGCTGCGCCAGCGGCTGCGCACCGAGGGCCCCCTGTCCTTCGAGGCGCTCGCGGCGCAGGCCGGGGCCCCGAAGGACGCGGTGCGCGCGGCGTTGCAGCTCGAATGCCTCCGGGGGCGCCTCCTCTATGACATCGCCCAGGAGACGTACCGGCCGCGCGAGCTGATGCCCACGCCGGTGGACGAGGCCACCCTGCGCTATGGCAACGAGCGCGAGGCCCGGGCGCACCGGCTGCTCGGCGACGGCGGGCCGGGCGCGGGCGAGGTGAAGGTGACGAAGGTCCACGAGGTGGTGGGCGAGGGCACCCGCATTCAGGGCGAGGTGGTGGACCGGGAAGCCGTCCGCAGCTTCTTCCCCTCCTTCACCCTGGACCTGGAGGGGCGCGTGAAGGAGGCGAGCTGCGGCTGCCCCCACTTCCGGCGCTCGGCGCTGCGCGAGGGCCCGTGCGAGCACATGCTGGCGCTGCGGCTGGCCCAGACGCGGCAGCGCGCGGAGCAGGAAGCGCTGCGTCAGACGCCCGAGGGCCGCCAGCGCATCACCGCGGAGACGCGCGCCTACGTGCGGCGCGAGCCCTCCGGCCAGGAGCAGGTGTACCGCGTCTCACTGGATGGGAAAGTGGTGGCGGTGGAGTGGGGCCCCCGCCAGGGCGCCTCGCGCCAGCAGAAGCTCTGGTTCGACACGGACGCGGAGGCCCGCACCGCGTATTTCTCGCGCCTGGAGTCCCTGGCCGCCGAGGGATATATCGATGCGGCCGCTTCAATGATGTAGAACACGGAAACGGAAGCACACGGACGCTGCGGGAGCGCGGCAGGAAGGCAGGTGCGGCGGAATCAGTCAGACGCGAGCAGCCGAGAGAGGTCCCAAGCCATCAGCCTCAGCGCCTCGAGCGCGGGAGCGGCGTTGCGCCGCTCTGGTTGAAAAGCAGGACACTCTCCGCAAGGTAGCCTGTTCTTGGCTCTCTTCCCTCCGGTACTGCCCTCCCGGGCCGGGGAGCTGAGCCAACGACGCGACCGCCGTTCCCCCGGCCCGGGAGGGCAGTACCGGAGGGGAGAGCCGGTGAGGCTACCGTGCCCCAGGTGAGAAGGTGGTGCCTTTGGGCCTCCCTCGACCGCTCGCGCTTCCGCCGCCCTGCCCCACGCCCCCCTGACGCCAGGAGCCGTCATGACCGCCAAGCTGGAGCCGCACGTCCCCGCCGCGCCGCCGGTCCCCGGCGAAGCGCCCGCGCCCACCCGTCCGGACCCGGCGAAGCAGGAGGCGCGCCGCGCCCACCACGAGGCCCTGCGCCTGCGGTGGAAGGCCATCGAGGAGGCGGGCGGCACGGACGCCTGGGTGCGCCAGCAGCTCGTGGCCAAGGGGGTGGCGGCGGACGAGGTGGACTTCGAGTCGCTCACCGACAAGCAGAAGGCGGCCTGGAAGGAGAAGAAGAAGGCGGAGGCCACCGAGCGGCGCGCGCAGAAGCGCCTGGCGTGGGAGGCCTGGAAGGCCACGCACATCCACCACCTGGGCGTGGGGGTGCACTGGGACGAGGCGGGCGGGCCGGACACGTTCGACGTGGAGAACCGCGAGGAGCGGGCAAAGGCCAACGGCCTGCCGGAGACGCTGGACTCGGCCGAGGCGCTGGCCAAGGCGCTGGGCATCTCCCTGTCGCGGCTGCGCTGGTTCTCCTTCCACCGCGAGGTGGACACCGGCACGCACTACCAGACGTGGGAGATTCCCAAGCGGGACGGGGGCAAGCGCACGCTCACCTCGCCCAAGCGCGAGCTGAAGGCGGTGCAGCGCTGGGTGCTGGCGAACGTGGTGGAGCGGCTGCCGGTACACGGGGCGGCGCACGGCTTCGTCGCGGGGCGCTCCATCCTCACCAACGCGCTGGCGCACCGGGGCGCGGACGTGGTGGTGAAGGTGGACATGAAGGACTTCTTCCCCTCCGTGACGTGGCGCCGGGTGAAGGGGCTCTTGCGCAAGGGCGGCCTGACGGAGAACCTGGCCACGCTGCTGTCGCTGCTCGCCACCGAGGCCCCGCGCGAGGTGGTGCGCTTCCGGGGACAGACGCTCTACGTGGCCCAGGGCCCCCGGGCGCTGCCCCAGGGCGCGCCCACCTCCCCGGCGCTGACGAACGCGCTGTGCCTGCGGCTGGACAAGCGCGTCTCGGCGCTCTCGAAGCGGCTGGGCTTCACCTACACGCGCTACGCGGATGACCTGACGTTCTCCTGGCGGCGGACGAAGGCGCCCGGACAGGCCGACGCGCCGGTGGCGCTGCTGCTCGCGCGGGTGAAGGGCGTGCTGGAGGCCGAGGGCTTCACCCTGCACCCGGACAAGACGCGCGTGCAGCGCAAGGGCAGCCGGCAGCGCGTGACGGGCCTCGTGGTGAACGAGGCCCCCGAGGGCGCGCCCGGCGCCCGGGTGCCCCGGGACGTGGTGCGGAAGCTGCGCGCGGCGATCCACAACCGGGAGCAGGGCAAGCCCGGCCCCGAGGGCGAGACGCTGGAGCAGCTCAAGGGGCTGGCGGCCTTCGTCCACATGACGGACGCGGAGAAGGGCCGGGCCTTCCTGCGGCGGCTGGAGGCCCTCGAGCAGCGTCAGGCCCGCTGAAGCAAGGCCCCCTCACTCCTCCGGCGAGTCGCACGAGGCCCCGGCGCGGATCTTCACGCCCCAGAGCTCCGTGCCATGGGCGGGCTCGGTGGCGGTGAAGAAGACCTCCCAGCCCAGGCGCACGAAGCCCTCCGGGTTGGACGCCTCGCCGCCCGGGGCGATGTCCCCCAGGGCGAAGGTGCCCCCCTCCAGGCCACTGCTCACCCAGGGCTCCCGGCCGCGCCCGGCGGTGGCCGCCGAGAAGAAGAGCAGCCCGGCGGTGGCCGTCAGGTTCTCGGGGGTGGAGCCCTCGGCGCCCGGCGCCAGGTCCTTTAGCAGGGTGGTGCCCTTGGCCAGGCCATCGCTCACCCACAGCTCCCGCCCGTGCTCCGCGTTGGCCGCGGCGAAGTAGAGCCTCCCATTCATCGCCTGGATGAAGCTGGGCGCCGAGCTGTCCACGCCCGGCCAGATGTCCTTCACCCGGACGGTGCCCGGGGAGGTGCCATCGCTCACCCACAGCTCCTCGCCCTCGGGCTCTCCCCAGAACTGGGGCTCGCCGCCCCCGGCGCTGAAGTAGAGCTTGCCCCCCAGCGCCGTGAGGTCATGCGGGTAGAGGCCCGGGAAGAAGCGCAGCGGCTCGGCATAGGCGCCATCGGTCCACCACAGGCTCGCCTCGCCCTCGTCATTGTCGTGCAGGAAGAACAGCCGCGAGTCCGCCGCGGTGAAGGCGGACAGGAAGTTGTCCTCGGGGCCGGAGAAGACGGAGGTGGTGGCGGACACGCCCAGGCTGCGCCAGATGAACACCTCGGCCTCGACGTTGGCCACGAAGAAGAGCGAGTCGCCCATCCGGGTGAGCCGGCGGGGGCTGGAGCTGCCCGGCACCCCAGGCGAATAGACGTCATCCCCGGGATAGAGGTCGCTCACCAGGAAGGTGCCCGCCTCCGTGCCATCGCTGCGCCACAGCTCGATGCCGTGCTGCCCATCGTTCGCGGCGAAGTAGAGCACCGGGCCAAAGGCGAGCAGCTGGTCGGGAGACGCGCCATAGGTGCCCGGCCAGATGTCCTTCACCATCCGGGTGCCCCCCGAGGTGCCATCGCTGACCCACAGCTCCCGCCCATGCACCCCATCGTCCGCGGTGAAGAACAGCTGGTGGCCCACGACGGTGAGGCGGCGGGGATTGGAGGTGGCGGTGCCGGGCCGCAGATCCTTCACCAGCAAGGCGGCGGGGCCGCTCGCGTTGCCGAAGCCCTGGCTCCTCCACAGCTCCCGCCCATGCACCCCATCGTCCGCGGTGAAGAAGAGGCTGCCGTTGCCAGCCACCAGCTCACGAGGCAACGAACCCTTGGCCCCCGGGAGCAGGTCCACCAGCAGCGCGGGGGTGCTAACGCAGGGTTTCCCACCGGTGGGGGGCAAGACGGTCTCCCACGCTGGGAACGCCTCCTTCCCAAGCGCCTCGGCTTGGCTCGACAGACAGGATGCGGCGCAGAGCAACAGCAACAGGGGAAAGCGTGGCATCACCATGGGCATGCTCTCCTGGGCTAGGGAGGAAGCCCTAATGGAGGTGTCACTGGGGGGCACCGTGCGGGAGCAGCCCTGAGGGGGCGATGCCCGGAAACTGGCCGCCATGAAACAGAGCCCCCGGGTGCTGCCGTGCCAGATGTAAAGTCTTCGTCCATGCGCTTGGCCGCCTCTCCCTCCCTGCGTGTCCGTCCGTGAACCCGAGGCAGAGCCTCCGCGCCCTGACGCAATGGGTGGTGCTGGGAACGCTCGTGGGGGCGGTGTGCGGGGTGGCCTCCGCGCTCTTCCTCTTCCTGCTGGAGGAGGCCACCGCCTGGCGTGAGCACCACACCTGGGTCGTCTACGCGCTGCCGGGCGCGGGGCTCGCGGTGGGGGCACTCTACGCGCGGTGGGGCGCCTCCGTCCGGGGGGGAAACAATCTCATCCTGGACATCGTGCACGAGGGGGACCGGCAGGTGCCGCTGCGCATGGCGCCGCTGGTGCTGCTGGGCACGGTCCTCACGCACCTGTTTGGCGGCAGCGCGGGGCGGGAGGGCACCGCGGTGCAGATGGGCGGCAGCCTGGCGGACGCCATCGCGCACCGCTTCCGCGTATCCCCGGACACCCGGCGCGAGCTGCTCGCCGCGGGCATCGCGGGGGGCTTTGGCTCGGTGTTCGGCACCCCCATCGCGGGCGCGGTGTTTGGCCTGGAGGTGCTCGTGGTGGGCCGCCTGGGCTACGAGGCCCTGCTGCCAGCCCTCGTCGCCTCGGTGGTGGGAGACCTGACCACGCGGGGGCTGGGCATCGTGCACACCGCTTACCCGGCGCCGGGCGCCCTGCCGCTGACGGGCGGGGTGTTGGCCAAATGGCTGGTGTTCGCGGTGGCGGTGGCGGCGGTGGCCGTCCTCTTCGTGGAGGGAACCCACCGGCTGAAGAAGGCGCTGGAAGGCCGCATCCCCGCCCTGCCCTGGCGCATGGCGGCCGGCGGGCTCGCGGTGGTGGGGCTGTGGCAGCTGGCGGGGACGGACATGTACCTGGGGCTGGGGGTGCCCACGCTGGTGCGCGCCTTCGTGGACCCCTCGCTTCCGGTGTCCGCGTTCGCGTGGAAGCTCGTCTTCACGGCGGTGACGCTGGGGGCGGGCTTCCTGGGCGGCGAGGTGACGCCGCTGTTCTTCATCGGCGCGGCGCTCGGCAACGTGCTGGCGCGGCTGCTGGGGCTGCCCTTGGACTTGGGGGCGGCGGTGGGCATGGCGGCCCTCTTCGCCGCCGCGGCCAACACGCCCCTGGCGCTGACCATCATGGCGGTGGAGCTGGTGGGCGCCGGCGTGCTGCCCCACGTGGCCATCGTGGCCACGGTGGCGTACCTGCTCACGGGCCACCGGGGCATCTACCCCGCGCAGCGCATCGCCCGGCTCAAGTACGGAGGCCCGCTGCTCATCCGGCCCACCGCCCTCCGGGAGCTGCCAGCCCCGGACGCGCCCACGTCGCGGGATCGCCCTTAAGGCGACTGCACGGCCACGGTCCCCGCCGCCAGCTCCCTCCGGAGGCGAAGCTGCGGTGAGGCCACGGCGAAGCCTTCGGGCAGCATCTTCAGGATGCGCTCGCGCCGGTACTTCATGAGCGCCAGCCGCTGCTCCAGCCCCCTCGCCTCCTTCGCCTGGAGCGGTTGCAAGGCCAGCGCCGCGAGCCGCTCCTCCAGCACCGCCACCTCGCGATCGATGAGCACGGGCTGAATGAACCGGCGCTGCTTGCGCTTGCGCGTGCGCGCGTTGTTCTCGATCCACACCGGCAGCGCGGCCACCTCGTCGAGCAGCACGGGCCCACCCGGCGCCTGCCGGCGCCAGGAGACGCGCAACAGCATGGAGTCCCGGGTGTCCCCCGCCTTGCCGGAGCTGCGCGGGGTATGGGCATAGAACCGGCCCTGGTTCGCCACCAGGTTGCCCAGGGAGTAGGCGATGAGCCCCCGCCGGCCGCCCTTCGTGGTGTACGCCTCCAGCGGCTGCAACACGTGCGGATGGTGGCCAATCACCGCCCCAGCGCCCGCGTCGATGAGAGCATGCGCCAGCGATTCATCCTCGGGAAGGGGCTTCACCGTGTACTCCGCCCCCCAGTGCACCAGCACGATGAGCACATCGCACTGCGTGGCCGCCGTGCGCACCCGCTCCAGGAGCTGCTCGATCCCCGGAGGGCGCCCGGTCCTGGGGTAAGGCACGAGCGCGACATGGGGCTGCGTGGCCGCCACGGGGTTGTTGAAGCCATTGAGCAGGCGGGAGAAGGACAGAAACCCCAGCCGCACGCCCTGCGCCTCCATCACCACGGGCGCCCAGGCCTCCGCCCGCGAGGCGCCCGTGCCCACGTGCCGGACGCCCGCGGCCTCCAGGTGCTGGAGCGTCTCCACCATGCCCGTCAGGTGTTGATCCCGGGCGTGGTTGTTGCCCGTGGAGACGAGCCGCACCCCGGCCGCCGCGAGCGACTGAGCCAGGGCGGGCGGCGCATTAAAAAGCAGCTCCTTCGTCACCGCCTTCGGGTTGGCGGTGATGGGCGTCTCCAGGTTCACCACCGCCACGTCCGCGGTGCGCAGCACGTCGGCGATGGGCCCGAAGAGCTGATCCCACCCCTCGTGGTTGAGCGAAGGCGTGGGCGAGCCCTTCACCGGGGGCCCGGCTTTGCGGAAGTGCTCCGCCGCCGTGCGCCGCACATCCCCGTGGGAAATCACATCCCCACCGAAGACGAGCTCGACCCGCGCGGGAGGCGGCGGCGGCGCGGCGAACAGCAGGGGGGCCACCAGGAGAACGGACAGGAACACGCCGCGCAGCGTAGCAGTCCTCCCCATCCAGGGGGATGGCCCCCGCCCCGGGCCCTCAGCCCCCGAGCAGCTGAACCTCATAGAGGATGGGCGTGTACCAGTTGTTGGGATTGTTCCACAGCACCGCCTTGACGAGCACGATGCGGACATACCGGGCGGTGAAGTTCACGGCATCGGTCGTGAAGCCATACGTCTTGTTCGCGGTCCGGTCGAGGGACACCCAGTTCGCGCCGTCGGTGCTGTACTCGATGCGGTACTGGTAATAGGCCTCCGAGCCGTTGTGGAGGAACCACGAGATGTCCACCTCGCGGATGTTCTTGGCCGAGCCGAGATCCACCTGCCACCAGGACGGCCAGGTGACGCCGGTGGCCTTCCACTCGGCCTGGTAGTTGCCGTCGTTGGCCCGGCCCGCGGCGAAGCCGGATGCCGCGGAGCTGGCCGTCGCGGGCTTGCCCAGCGCATGGTTGACGAGCGCCGGATACGACACGGTCCCGGTGGTGGCATCGAGGTTCCAGGTGCTGTGCCACTCCAGGGAGGCGGTCCCACTGGAGCCATTCAAGGTGAGGGGCAGCCAGATGTAGCGGGAGTCCCCGAGCAGGCTCGGGTTCCAGCGGTTGCCCATGTAGACGTACGCCGTGCCCGACGTGCCCTGAACGGGCAGGATGAAGTTGGACTGCGAGTAGAACGTCGAGGTGTTGCCGAGGTTCTGCGGGGCCGACCACGGCCCGCTCATCGACGTGGCCGTCATGTACTTGGCCTGATTCGGGTACCAGCCGGAGGCGCCCGAGGTGATCAGAAAATACCGCCCGCCCTGCTTGGCGACCGCGGGGGCCTCGCGGTGCCCATTCTCGGCCACCCAGCCAAGGAACGTGGAGACGTTGAGGTAATCCGCCGTGAGCTTGAAGGACGCGAGGGAGCCGTTGGTGCCAGTACCGGAGTTCGAGGCGGACAGCAGATAGGCACTGCCGTCATCGTCCTTGAAGACGGTCATGTCCCGGGACTCGTAGCCGAGCGGGCGGAAGCTGCCGTGGTACGTGTAGCTGCCACACACCGAGCTGCTGGAGGCCACGGCGACGCGGGCCAGCGAGTAGTCAGCGGCGTTCTCGTAGTGCATCCACATGACGTACTTGCCGGTCGCCGCGTTGTAGATGACCTTGGGCCGTTCGATCTTGCTGCTGGCCAGCTCGGCATGGGACGAGGGCTTCAGCGGATAGCCAACCCACTTCCAGTTCTTCAGATCTGGCGAGGAGTAACAGACGACGTTCCGGAACGTGGCCGAGTTGTGAAGCTTGTCCTCGCCAATCCAGTAGAAGGTGGAGCCCACCTTGATGACGGCCCCACCGTGGGCCTGGAGGGTTCCCCCGGTCGTGTCGTACCAGACCGGCCCGTTGGTGATGGCCACGCTCGCGGCCTCCACACGAGCGTTCTGAACGGACGCCGTGGCGGCCCAGGACAACAGACACATCGCAAACAGCATCATTCGCTTCATCAAGCCCATGCGAAACCCTCCCAGATTCGGGCAGACTGGCACGTGAGGGCATCCATTGAAACCTTCGAACAGCTCCCATTTCCTGTCAGGCGGGTACCTCATTGCGTGCCCCGCACCGCGTGCGCCATCCATGGACGCGAGCCTCATTCCGGCCACGTTCCGGACGGCATCTGGCTGCCTGGCCCCCATCATCCCGGATACCTGGGCCCTCGATTGGGCCGGAGGTACCGAGGCCGAGTGGCTTCCGGTCACCGCACGCTTCGGGATTGCCCCGGACCGTCTGGACGCCCTCATCCAGTGGGTGAGCCACCGGTTCGATAAGGATTTTCTCTGGCCGAACGTCTTCCTGACGCTGGAAGCTGCCCAGGAGTTCTGTGCCACCTTC contains:
- a CDS encoding chloride channel protein — encoded protein: MNPRQSLRALTQWVVLGTLVGAVCGVASALFLFLLEEATAWREHHTWVVYALPGAGLAVGALYARWGASVRGGNNLILDIVHEGDRQVPLRMAPLVLLGTVLTHLFGGSAGREGTAVQMGGSLADAIAHRFRVSPDTRRELLAAGIAGGFGSVFGTPIAGAVFGLEVLVVGRLGYEALLPALVASVVGDLTTRGLGIVHTAYPAPGALPLTGGVLAKWLVFAVAVAAVAVLFVEGTHRLKKALEGRIPALPWRMAAGGLAVVGLWQLAGTDMYLGLGVPTLVRAFVDPSLPVSAFAWKLVFTAVTLGAGFLGGEVTPLFFIGAALGNVLARLLGLPLDLGAAVGMAALFAAAANTPLALTIMAVELVGAGVLPHVAIVATVAYLLTGHRGIYPAQRIARLKYGGPLLIRPTALRELPAPDAPTSRDRP
- a CDS encoding CapA family protein, whose translation is MGRTATLRGVFLSVLLVAPLLFAAPPPPPARVELVFGGDVISHGDVRRTAAEHFRKAGPPVKGSPTPSLNHEGWDQLFGPIADVLRTADVAVVNLETPITANPKAVTKELLFNAPPALAQSLAAAGVRLVSTGNNHARDQHLTGMVETLQHLEAAGVRHVGTGASRAEAWAPVVMEAQGVRLGFLSFSRLLNGFNNPVAATQPHVALVPYPRTGRPPGIEQLLERVRTAATQCDVLIVLVHWGAEYTVKPLPEDESLAHALIDAGAGAVIGHHPHVLQPLEAYTTKGGRRGLIAYSLGNLVANQGRFYAHTPRSSGKAGDTRDSMLLRVSWRRQAPGGPVLLDEVAALPVWIENNARTRKRKQRRFIQPVLIDREVAVLEERLAALALQPLQAKEARGLEQRLALMKYRRERILKMLPEGFAVASPQLRLRRELAAGTVAVQSP
- a CDS encoding ELWxxDGT repeat protein, whose product is MVMPRFPLLLLLCAASCLSSQAEALGKEAFPAWETVLPPTGGKPCVSTPALLVDLLPGAKGSLPRELVAGNGSLFFTADDGVHGRELWRSQGFGNASGPAALLVKDLRPGTATSNPRRLTVVGHQLFFTADDGVHGRELWVSDGTSGGTRMVKDIWPGTYGASPDQLLAFGPVLYFAANDGQHGIELWRSDGTEAGTFLVSDLYPGDDVYSPGVPGSSSPRRLTRMGDSLFFVANVEAEVFIWRSLGVSATTSVFSGPEDNFLSAFTAADSRLFFLHDNDEGEASLWWTDGAYAEPLRFFPGLYPHDLTALGGKLYFSAGGGEPQFWGEPEGEELWVSDGTSPGTVRVKDIWPGVDSSAPSFIQAMNGRLYFAAANAEHGRELWVSDGLAKGTTLLKDLAPGAEGSTPENLTATAGLLFFSAATAGRGREPWVSSGLEGGTFALGDIAPGGEASNPEGFVRLGWEVFFTATEPAHGTELWGVKIRAGASCDSPEE
- a CDS encoding family 43 glycosylhydrolase translates to MMLFAMCLLSWAATASVQNARVEAASVAITNGPVWYDTTGGTLQAHGGAVIKVGSTFYWIGEDKLHNSATFRNVVCYSSPDLKNWKWVGYPLKPSSHAELASSKIERPKVIYNAATGKYVMWMHYENAADYSLARVAVASSSSVCGSYTYHGSFRPLGYESRDMTVFKDDDGSAYLLSASNSGTGTNGSLASFKLTADYLNVSTFLGWVAENGHREAPAVAKQGGRYFLITSGASGWYPNQAKYMTATSMSGPWSAPQNLGNTSTFYSQSNFILPVQGTSGTAYVYMGNRWNPSLLGDSRYIWLPLTLNGSSGTASLEWHSTWNLDATTGTVSYPALVNHALGKPATASSAASGFAAGRANDGNYQAEWKATGVTWPSWWQVDLGSAKNIREVDISWFLHNGSEAYYQYRIEYSTDGANWVSLDRTANKTYGFTTDAVNFTARYVRIVLVKAVLWNNPNNWYTPILYEVQLLGG
- a CDS encoding reverse transcriptase family protein, which translates into the protein MTAKLEPHVPAAPPVPGEAPAPTRPDPAKQEARRAHHEALRLRWKAIEEAGGTDAWVRQQLVAKGVAADEVDFESLTDKQKAAWKEKKKAEATERRAQKRLAWEAWKATHIHHLGVGVHWDEAGGPDTFDVENREERAKANGLPETLDSAEALAKALGISLSRLRWFSFHREVDTGTHYQTWEIPKRDGGKRTLTSPKRELKAVQRWVLANVVERLPVHGAAHGFVAGRSILTNALAHRGADVVVKVDMKDFFPSVTWRRVKGLLRKGGLTENLATLLSLLATEAPREVVRFRGQTLYVAQGPRALPQGAPTSPALTNALCLRLDKRVSALSKRLGFTYTRYADDLTFSWRRTKAPGQADAPVALLLARVKGVLEAEGFTLHPDKTRVQRKGSRQRVTGLVVNEAPEGAPGARVPRDVVRKLRAAIHNREQGKPGPEGETLEQLKGLAAFVHMTDAEKGRAFLRRLEALEQRQAR
- a CDS encoding SWIM zinc finger family protein, which produces MTPATTRHPVELRYATTSDVDTRPEASRVLLALEGSRGTVGVRGKVREPALFRDALAATLGILASDLRYQGRDRTAYLAYLMKQGKRATAQIWEAQKAFLDASLQTEEQKDTVLDPVLTVDPDQVSLEVFSRDESAYARLAFDSALFEGREAAHGSTFLDVPKDLMAKVDRLRTYVPLSLEAHVALPAQEARAPRNVEVPHAWLRGFLQVQSAATLPASTCTLAPIDLYNLLFALRTRKAKTAPRALRFELIPGAVPRLIIEPWELVLECHASVYTGTVPAVVRTFGRQRLAALARLLPHAQNIRVRLLGPGLPVFWAVDLGQATLTLALTGWTESGWSSAAAFDVLMPRAVPDGLPERLRQRLRTEGPLSFEALAAQAGAPKDAVRAALQLECLRGRLLYDIAQETYRPRELMPTPVDEATLRYGNEREARAHRLLGDGGPGAGEVKVTKVHEVVGEGTRIQGEVVDREAVRSFFPSFTLDLEGRVKEASCGCPHFRRSALREGPCEHMLALRLAQTRQRAEQEALRQTPEGRQRITAETRAYVRREPSGQEQVYRVSLDGKVVAVEWGPRQGASRQQKLWFDTDAEARTAYFSRLESLAAEGYIDAAASMM